The Cryomorphaceae bacterium 1068 region GTGCAAAAGTCGCTTGTAATTGCCTTTACCATCCTTGATGCGGTAATCGTAAGAAACTTTGTATTTAACTAGTTTCTCAGGAGGTATGGTAGGAAGGAAAGTAAGTAGAGTACCCTCAAAACGCATAAAGTTTTTCAGGTCATCCGGGTGCATGTTTTCAATTATATAAGTAAGACTGAATGCTTTCGGATCAATGGATAGAACATCTTTGGTTCCTGCGCTGCAATACTCCATTTCCTGATTAGGGAAAGAATAGATCAAGAAAAAGTAATCTCCGATGTGGAAGGTGTTCATCAGAAACTCGCTCAATTCCACCTCACCGTCAAATTTCTTTGCCTCTCGGTTTTTAGAGCCGCTTCTGTATAACTCTCTCGCTTGATTTAAAATATCTTCTTTCATTCTTTCATTCTTTCATTCTTTCATTCTTTTTTCAACC contains the following coding sequences:
- a CDS encoding helix-turn-helix transcriptional regulator; this translates as MKEDILNQARELYRSGSKNREAKKFDGEVELSEFLMNTFHIGDYFFLIYSFPNQEMEYCSAGTKDVLSIDPKAFSLTYIIENMHPDDLKNFMRFEGTLLTFLPTIPPEKLVKYKVSYDYRIKDGKGNYKRLLHQVMTLQNEDDGALIRTFAVLTDITHLKTDTHMQLNLIGLDGEPSFYNVKEDNSYTSGESPLSEREREVLAAMADGLNSVEIAEKLEISKHTVNIHRKNILEKTNAKSSLEALKVALTGHWI